The Brassica oleracea var. oleracea cultivar TO1000 unplaced genomic scaffold, BOL UnpScaffold00966, whole genome shotgun sequence genome segment atctcTTTTTGGTGTGTTGTAGTTgggtttttcttttgtaattttatttagattttttttacattaaatatgTAACCATCTAAAAACTCATAAGGGGCTAAATGAAAACCCTTACTCTTTGAACATCTATAGTGTGAAATTGGGGTTTGGATGCACGTTAAACTTAAGAGAATCTTTTGAGAAAAAGCATCATCCTGAATAAAAAACTTTGGTCGTTCAATCTGAACAATTAAAACCTTTTGCTTGTTCTTTGCATGAAGCCGCCGTCCCAACAAAGCAAAGCATTTTTCAACCCTGGGGAGCATAACAGTTAGGCAAAGAAAAGGAATAACCCAATCTCAAAGAAAACAACTtgcaaaaaaatcatttgaacAGTAGTATATAATGAAATAGCTGTGCACCCTCTAATTATCAACATAACCTAAAGATCCTTATTCCAAATCCAAATTCGAACCAAGAAACTAAGAGATGGAGAGAAAATCTGATCATGCTACTGTTAATCGCATCTACGATGAATTTGATCCAATCTTTAATCGGAAAACTGAACAAGGCTTCGAAACTCTCACTATTTACCTTCCAGGTATTAATTACTTCTCAACAAAATCTTTGGCAtaatttttcatgatttttgtttactctcggttttttAATTGTGTAAACCGATTCTTGAAATAACAGGCTTTAGGAAAGAGCAGCTTAAAGTGCAGGTAACCACAACGAGGAAAGTAAGAGTGATGGGAGAACGTCCAGCGGGAGCCAACAAATGGATCCGTTTCCGCAAGGAGTTTCCTATTCAAGCAAACATTGATGTTGACTCCATTGGTGCTAAATTTGAAGGCGCAAATCTTGTTGTGAAGCTCCCTAGACTACCAATGGGCAAACAAACTTCTCCGATGGGTACAACCGCAAAACCTCCTCCGGTTCCTAAGGAAACCGAGAAGGTACAGccaacaaaagagaaagaagcgGGAGTAGAGAAACATGCAGAGAAGGCTCAATTGCCAAAGCCATCAAGAGAGGAAGAGACCAAGCGGGATGAGAAAGAGAAAGCTCTTAAAGAAGCAGAGAGGGAAAACGTTTGTGATGGAGTTAAGCAATATTACAGAAGTAA includes the following:
- the LOC106320581 gene encoding inactive protein RESTRICTED TEV MOVEMENT 2 encodes the protein MERKSDHATVNRIYDEFDPIFNRKTEQGFETLTIYLPGFRKEQLKVQVTTTRKVRVMGERPAGANKWIRFRKEFPIQANIDVDSIGAKFEGANLVVKLPRLPMGKQTSPMGTTAKPPPVPKETEKVQPTKEKEAGVEKHAEKAQLPKPSREEETKRDEKEKALKEAERENVCDGVKQYYRSNVNAYKENLGGYVALMKNNKKAITLGMVAPAAAVLLLSLGFYAGQMFTS